The following proteins come from a genomic window of Vicugna pacos unplaced genomic scaffold, VicPac4 scaffold_103, whole genome shotgun sequence:
- the LOC140694722 gene encoding trafficking protein particle complex subunit 9-like isoform X2, whose product MDNLEAWNGTEMELLQRSEEKIQPCSILSELYELIGFHCKSTFFKRVAPVRHAAPGIPEPGGKACSRLLLQTLPGYSLSLDLQDFSKCVGTKTLLQPH is encoded by the exons atggataatctggaagcttggaatggaaccgagatggaattactgcag cgttctgaggagaaaattcagccgtgcagcatcctctccgagctctacgagttgatcggcttccactgcaagtccaccttcttcaagcgggtggcccccgtgcggcacgcggcccccggcatcccggagcctggcgggaaggcctgctcccgactcctcctgcagacgcttcctggctacagtctgtcactggacttgcaggacttcagcaaatgtgttggaactaaaacattgcttcagccccattaa